From Pectinophora gossypiella chromosome 16, ilPecGoss1.1, whole genome shotgun sequence, one genomic window encodes:
- the LOC126373686 gene encoding ecdysone oxidase-like has translation MCPTAETCPVEYDFIVVGGGSAGCVVASRLAEAKFDVLLIEAGGDPPIETTFPGLYPMLLKSHVDWKYKEENNKNWQCHKSPLVMSRGKMLGGTGSMNGMIYVRGNPQDFDSWAKIVNDTTWNYEGVLPFFKKSETLLDLEVLNSKNGIFHGTKGPMKVTRQPHKEVEKYLDAFEEMGHRIILDANGRKSMGFTEPMLNIAYNTRQSSARAFISPMKNNPRLNVLKNTQATKIIFDDCNRAIGVEAVTDNNETYTFKSRKEVILSAGVFDSPKLLMLSGIGPKKQLESLGIEVRSDLPVGENLHDHLGVFITYSMDKSLDPPVPEQLITDFPGYMVVGYLSLNKSQSFPDYQTFSFRLANDNLGSVSFCSVIYDFKDDICKQFDEISQNRTMFMTALVALHVKSRGYVRLSSDNPKDQPKISLQMFLEEEDVDRAASYIEDFIRVGKTGVFKNIDAQLLEPDLPGCEGIPKSTRDYWRCYVRCMWVTEYHYVGTCALGTVVDSRLRVIGVEGLRVADSSVIPINTSGNTNAPTVMIGEKAAHMIIEDNRN, from the exons ATGTGCCCAACAGCGGAAA CGTGTCCCGTTGAATACGACTTCATAGTGGTAGGCGGTGGATCAGCGGGTTGCGTAGTAGCCAGTAGACTAGCTGAGGCCAAGTTCGATGTCTTACTTATAGAAGCTGGAGGCGATCCACCTATAGAAACCACG TTTCCAGGGTTATATCCAATGCTCCTGAAATCCCACGTTGATTGGAAATATAaagaagaaaacaataaaaattggCAATGCCACAAAAGTCCTCTTGTGATGAGCCGAGGCAAAATGCTTGGTGGCACTGGTAGTATGAATGGCATGATATATGTAAGAGGAAACCCACAAGACTTCGATTCATGGGCGAAAATAGTCAATGATACCACTTGGAACTACGAAGGAGTCCTGCCATTCTTCAAAAAGAGCGAAACATTGCTCGACCTCGAAGTTTTAAATTCCAAAAATGGAATCTTTCACGGTACGAAAGGTCCGATGAAAGTAACGAGGCAACCTCATAAAGAGGTTGAGAAATACTTAGACGCTTTCGAAGAAATGGGTCATAGGATCATTTTAGATGCAAATGGAAGAAAATCTATGGGCTTTACCGAGCCTATGCTCAATATTGCTTATAATACGCGACAAAGTAGTGCTCGTGCCTTTATATCACCTATGAAGAATAACCCTAGACTCAACGTCTTGAAGAACACTCAAGCAACAAAAATAATCTTTGATGATTGCAATAGAGCCATTGGTGTTGAAGCTGTTACAGATAATAATGAAACTTACACTTTTAAATCACGAAAAGAAGTAATATTATCTGCTGGAGTATTTGACAGTCCAAAGCTGCTCATGCTATCTGGAATCGGACCTAAAAAGCAATTAGAATCTTTGGGTATTGAGGTCAGGTCCGACTTGCCAGTTGGAGAAAATCTTCACGATCACCTTGGTGTTTTTATTACCTATAGTATGGACAAATCCCTTGACCCACCAGTGCCAGAGCAACTGATTACAGATTTCCCAGGTTATATGGTAGTAGGATATTTATCGTTAAACAAATCTCAAAGTTTCCCAGATTACCAAACTTTTAGTTTTCGCTTAGCAAACGACAATCTAGGTTCAGTGTCTTTTTGTTCTGTTATTTACGACTTCAAAGATGATATTTGTAAACAATTTGATGAGATTAGCCAGAACAGAACTATGTTTATGACCGCATTGGTGGCTTTGCACGTGAAATCTAGGGGTTACGTGCGGCTAAGTAGTGACAATCCTAAAGACCAACCGAAGATTTCGTTGCAAATGtttttagaagaagaagatgtagaTAGAGCGGCTTCATACATTGAAGATTTCATTCGCGTTGGTAAAACAGGTGTTTTTAAAAACATCGACGCACAATTGCTGGAACCAGACCTTCCTGGATGTGAGGGCATACCTAAAAGTACAAGAGACTACTGGCGGTGTTACGTCCGATGTATGTGGGTGACAGAATATCATTACGTGGGAACATGTGCCTTAGGGACCGTTGTGGACTCGCGTTTAAGAGTCATTGGTGTAGAAGGACTAAGAGTTGCAGATTCTAGTGTTATACCAATAAACACTAGTGGAAATACCAACGCTCCCACCGTGATGATTGGAGAAAAGGCTGCGCATATGATAATTGAAGATAATAGAAATTAA